In the Candidatus Rhodoblastus alkanivorans genome, one interval contains:
- the tusB gene encoding sulfurtransferase complex subunit TusB produces the protein MSTLHTVNKSPYERNALKSCLDHLCAGDLVLLIEDGVLAARRGGAFAQAINAAKGNCKFYALGPDLAARGIASGDVIEGVETVDYAGFVDLAADATRVCAWL, from the coding sequence ATGTCCACTTTGCACACTGTCAACAAATCGCCCTACGAGCGCAACGCGCTGAAGAGCTGTCTCGATCACCTTTGCGCAGGCGACCTCGTTCTCCTGATCGAGGACGGCGTCCTCGCGGCCCGCAGGGGCGGCGCCTTCGCCCAGGCTATCAACGCCGCCAAGGGCAATTGCAAATTTTACGCGCTGGGTCCGGATCTCGCCGCGCGCGGGATCGCCTCCGGCGACGTAATCGAAGGAGTCGAAACCGTCGATTATGCCGGTTTCGTCGATCTTGCGGCGGACGCGACCCGCGTTTGCGCGTGGCTGTAA
- the dsrB gene encoding dissimilatory-type sulfite reductase subunit beta: MSSAPTLRRPDETGVPDPFQYMHPVMKKNYGNWAWHDRPRPGVLHHVAKSGDEIWTVRAGTQRQMDIFTIRKLCDIGDKFAEGHVRFTTRSNIEFMVSNQAKVQPLIDALNAEGFPIGGTGNSVSMISHTQGWLHCDIPGTDASGVVKSLMDMMHQEFIKEEMPNRVRITTSCCQINCGGQGDISINVQYTKPPKINHDLVAKVCERPAVVARCPVAAIRPALVDGKPSLEVDEQKCVCCGACYPPCPPMQINGADSTKIAVWVGGKHSNARSKPTFHKLVVANLPNNPPRWPEVEEVVHKILYAYKDNAKNWERLGEWIERIGWPRFFELTGFAFTKHHLDTWVGARKTMNMSAHVHF; the protein is encoded by the coding sequence ATGAGCAGCGCCCCCACTTTGCGCCGCCCCGATGAAACGGGCGTTCCGGATCCCTTCCAGTATATGCATCCGGTGATGAAGAAGAACTACGGGAACTGGGCCTGGCACGACCGCCCGCGTCCCGGCGTTCTCCATCACGTCGCCAAGAGCGGCGACGAGATCTGGACCGTGCGCGCCGGCACCCAGCGCCAGATGGACATCTTCACCATCCGCAAGCTCTGCGACATCGGCGATAAATTCGCCGAGGGTCATGTCCGCTTCACGACCCGCTCGAATATCGAGTTCATGGTCTCCAACCAGGCCAAGGTTCAGCCCCTGATCGACGCGCTGAACGCGGAAGGCTTCCCGATCGGCGGCACCGGCAATTCGGTGTCGATGATCTCGCACACCCAGGGCTGGCTGCACTGCGACATTCCCGGCACCGACGCTTCCGGCGTGGTGAAGAGCCTGATGGACATGATGCATCAGGAATTCATCAAGGAGGAAATGCCGAACCGCGTGCGCATCACCACCTCCTGCTGCCAGATCAACTGCGGCGGCCAGGGCGACATTTCGATCAACGTGCAATACACCAAGCCGCCGAAGATCAATCACGATCTGGTGGCCAAGGTCTGCGAACGTCCGGCCGTCGTCGCGCGCTGCCCGGTCGCCGCGATCCGCCCGGCTTTGGTCGACGGCAAGCCGTCGCTCGAAGTCGATGAGCAGAAATGCGTGTGCTGCGGCGCTTGCTATCCGCCCTGTCCGCCGATGCAGATCAATGGCGCGGATTCGACCAAGATCGCGGTCTGGGTTGGCGGCAAACATTCCAACGCCCGCTCCAAGCCGACGTTCCACAAGCTGGTCGTCGCCAATCTGCCGAACAATCCGCCGCGCTGGCCGGAGGTTGAAGAGGTCGTCCACAAGATCCTCTACGCTTACAAGGACAACGCCAAGAATTGGGAGCGTCTCGGCGAGTGGATCGAGCGCATCGGCTGGCCGCGTTTCTTCGAGCTGACCGGCTTCGCCTTCACCAAGCATCACCTCGATACCTGGGTCGGCGCGCGCAAGACCATGAACATGTCGGCGCACGTTCACTTCTGA
- a CDS encoding respiratory nitrate reductase subunit gamma, translated as MLREVTVFESLFRSNKWIWLFGWIFHVSLAVVLLRHLRYFLQPVPYPIVLIQPFGVIAGFAMVAGLLALWARRVLVERIRYITRPSDHLMLGLLVAIGLSGLSMKFLAHTDIVDVKEFFLGLIYFDWRPLPADPALLVHLTLVLTLMVVFPFSKLLHAPGVFFSPSRNQADDTRERRYAGSAQLESTPRRA; from the coding sequence ATGCTTCGCGAAGTCACGGTTTTCGAAAGCCTGTTTCGTTCCAATAAATGGATCTGGCTGTTCGGGTGGATTTTCCACGTTTCGCTCGCTGTCGTGTTGCTGCGGCACCTGCGTTACTTCCTGCAGCCGGTTCCCTATCCCATCGTCCTGATCCAGCCTTTCGGCGTGATCGCTGGATTCGCCATGGTCGCCGGGCTTCTCGCTTTGTGGGCGCGGCGCGTCCTGGTCGAGCGCATCCGTTACATCACCCGTCCTTCCGATCACCTGATGCTCGGGTTGCTGGTGGCGATCGGCCTGAGCGGCCTCTCCATGAAATTCCTCGCCCACACCGACATTGTCGATGTGAAGGAATTCTTCCTCGGCCTGATCTATTTCGACTGGCGGCCCTTGCCCGCCGACCCGGCCCTGCTCGTTCATCTGACGCTCGTGCTGACTTTGATGGTCGTGTTCCCCTTTTCCAAACTGCTGCATGCGCCGGGCGTCTTCTTCAGCCCCAGCCGCAACCAGGCCGATGACACCCGCGAGCGCCGCTATGCGGGCAGCGCCCAGCTTGAATCCACCCCGCGTCGCGCTTGA
- a CDS encoding DsrE family protein, which produces MSDEQTKKKFFYLNRRASYGTIYALESLEVVLIGAAFEQDVSLGFVDDGVFQLMNDQDATAAGMKTFSKIYRALGDYEVRKLYVEKESLETRGLTVEDLMPITYEDEDEDYAEKPSIILVDRSEMTKIIADQDVIMSF; this is translated from the coding sequence ATGAGCGACGAACAGACGAAAAAGAAATTCTTCTATCTGAACCGAAGGGCCTCCTACGGCACGATTTACGCCCTCGAGTCTCTTGAGGTCGTGCTCATCGGCGCCGCGTTCGAACAGGACGTGAGCCTCGGCTTTGTCGACGACGGCGTGTTCCAGCTGATGAACGATCAGGATGCGACCGCCGCCGGCATGAAGACCTTTTCCAAGATCTATCGCGCGCTCGGCGACTATGAGGTGCGCAAGCTCTATGTCGAGAAGGAATCGCTCGAGACCCGCGGCCTCACGGTCGAGGACCTCATGCCGATCACTTACGAGGACGAAGACGAGGATTATGCGGAAAAGCCCTCGATCATTCTGGTCGACCGGTCGGAGATGACGAAAATCATCGCCGACCAGGACGTCATCATGAGCTTCTAA
- a CDS encoding TauD/TfdA family dioxygenase gives MSAIAYKEEPPTGDRWSPAVFSLEDSDSWRRWRQFKLGRVEAALGCAPTTIENPRAVSQAERKSLLAQVAATNFALYQWRAAAPDENALDEWLLAFTNSFGLRAREDHRSANGNGVVRIEVAREGGRAGYIPYTDLRIAWHTDGYYNYHGPANCVRGMILHCAAAASEGGENRVLDHELAYLRLRDADEQALRLLIRPDAMTIPEATDESGRFRATNSGPVFFLDNSGALTMRYTARKKFVEWRDEETRAAADLLLSLIDADPLVSRVRLAPGQGLLCNNVLHDRTAFRNDENSWRRLCRIRFHNRIDMN, from the coding sequence ATGAGCGCAATAGCTTACAAGGAGGAACCGCCCACCGGGGACAGATGGAGTCCCGCGGTCTTTTCGCTTGAGGACAGCGATTCCTGGCGCCGCTGGCGACAATTCAAGCTCGGTCGAGTCGAGGCGGCGCTCGGCTGCGCGCCGACGACGATCGAAAATCCGCGCGCGGTCTCGCAAGCGGAGCGCAAATCCCTGCTGGCGCAGGTCGCGGCGACCAATTTCGCGCTTTATCAATGGCGCGCCGCGGCGCCGGATGAAAACGCGCTCGACGAATGGCTGCTCGCTTTCACCAATTCCTTCGGCTTGCGCGCCCGCGAAGATCATCGCTCGGCCAATGGCAATGGCGTGGTGCGGATCGAAGTCGCCCGCGAAGGCGGCCGCGCCGGCTATATCCCCTACACCGACCTGCGAATCGCCTGGCACACAGACGGCTATTACAATTATCACGGCCCGGCGAATTGCGTGCGCGGCATGATTCTCCATTGCGCGGCGGCGGCCTCGGAGGGTGGCGAAAATCGCGTGCTGGACCACGAACTCGCCTATCTGCGATTGCGCGACGCCGACGAACAGGCCCTGCGCCTGCTGATTCGCCCCGACGCCATGACCATTCCCGAGGCGACCGACGAATCGGGCCGGTTTCGCGCGACCAATTCCGGCCCGGTGTTTTTTCTCGACAATTCGGGCGCGCTGACCATGCGCTACACCGCGCGGAAAAAATTCGTCGAGTGGCGCGACGAGGAGACCCGCGCGGCGGCCGATCTTCTGCTCTCGCTCATCGACGCGGACCCGCTGGTCAGCCGCGTCAGGCTTGCGCCCGGCCAGGGACTTTTGTGCAATAACGTCCTGCACGACCGCACCGCTTTCCGCAACGACGAGAACAGCTGGCGGCGCCTGTGCCGGATCCGGTTCCACAATCGCATCGACATGAATTAG
- the tusD gene encoding sulfurtransferase complex subunit TusD — MRFAIQINEGPYTHQASDTAYQFAKAALAKGHEIFRVFFYHDGVNNGTRYTVPPQDDRNLQKLWSDLAEAHKLDLVVCIAAAQRRGILDANEAKRQGKDGDNIAPGFRISGLGQLIEAGIQADRLVVFGD; from the coding sequence TTGCGCTTCGCCATACAGATCAACGAAGGCCCCTACACGCACCAGGCGTCGGACACGGCCTATCAATTCGCCAAGGCCGCGCTGGCCAAGGGGCACGAAATCTTCCGCGTGTTCTTCTATCACGACGGCGTCAACAACGGCACGCGCTACACCGTGCCGCCCCAGGACGATCGCAATCTGCAGAAATTGTGGAGCGATCTCGCCGAGGCGCACAAACTCGACCTCGTCGTCTGCATCGCGGCGGCCCAGCGCCGCGGCATTCTCGACGCCAATGAGGCGAAAAGGCAGGGCAAGGACGGCGACAATATCGCCCCCGGCTTCCGCATCTCGGGCCTTGGTCAGTTGATCGAGGCGGGTATTCAGGCCGACCGTCTGGTCGTGTTCGGCGACTGA
- a CDS encoding sulfur relay protein DsrC, translated as MARISELIIMNPEMNSFAELEKKVVQAARDGEIHLYMDIKPEYPDTPNKWEHRLEQAFYAAESPRR; from the coding sequence ATGGCCCGAATCAGTGAACTCATCATCATGAATCCGGAAATGAACAGTTTCGCGGAACTGGAAAAGAAAGTCGTCCAGGCCGCGCGCGACGGCGAAATCCACCTTTATATGGACATCAAGCCGGAATATCCCGACACGCCCAACAAATGGGAGCACAGGCTGGAACAGGCGTTCTACGCCGCCGAAAGCCCGCGCCGATGA
- the dsrA gene encoding dissimilatory-type sulfite reductase subunit alpha gives MSQDDSIRTEGQGAPADHHPTPMLDELESGPWPSFVSGLKRLRDNADAQYAPMMNDLLGQLEHSYEERLGFWKGGTVSVFGYGGGVIPRFSEVADKYPASKEFHTLRVQPPAGMHYDTNVLRQLCDIWEKHGSGLIAFHGQSGDIMFQGCSSENVQPAFDELNEIGFDLGGAGPALRTSMSCVGHARCEMSCYDEVKAHRSVINEFLDEMHRPALPYKFKFKFSGCGNDCVNAIHRADFAVIGTWRDDMKVNQDEVKAYVGRVGRKYAIDHVIAMCPTRALSLNDDDTLDVDNKSCVRCMHCLNVMNKALAPGDDKGASILVGGKRALKVGDLMGTMLIPFVKLESDEDYENLVALARRMLDFFADNALEHERIGETIDRIGLPMFLEAMEIEPDPNMVNHPRTSCYVRTDDFTDEAEKYFERKAREAGLDVAAD, from the coding sequence ATGTCGCAAGACGATTCCATTCGCACGGAAGGGCAGGGCGCACCCGCCGATCATCATCCCACGCCGATGCTCGACGAGCTTGAGAGCGGTCCGTGGCCGAGCTTCGTGTCGGGGCTGAAGCGTCTGCGCGACAACGCCGACGCGCAATATGCGCCGATGATGAACGACCTTCTCGGCCAGCTCGAACATTCCTATGAGGAGCGCCTCGGCTTCTGGAAGGGCGGCACGGTTTCGGTGTTCGGTTATGGCGGCGGCGTCATTCCGCGCTTTTCCGAAGTCGCCGACAAATATCCGGCTTCCAAAGAATTCCACACCCTGCGCGTCCAGCCCCCGGCCGGCATGCATTACGACACCAATGTCCTGCGCCAGCTCTGCGACATCTGGGAGAAGCACGGCTCGGGCCTGATCGCCTTCCACGGCCAGTCGGGCGACATCATGTTCCAGGGCTGTTCGAGCGAGAACGTCCAGCCGGCCTTCGACGAATTGAACGAGATCGGCTTCGACCTCGGCGGCGCCGGCCCGGCGCTGCGCACCTCGATGAGCTGCGTCGGCCACGCCCGCTGCGAGATGTCCTGCTATGACGAGGTCAAGGCGCATCGCTCGGTGATCAACGAGTTTCTGGACGAGATGCATCGTCCGGCGCTGCCCTACAAGTTCAAGTTCAAGTTCTCGGGCTGCGGCAATGATTGCGTCAACGCCATCCATCGCGCCGATTTCGCGGTGATCGGCACCTGGCGCGACGACATGAAGGTCAATCAGGACGAGGTGAAGGCCTATGTCGGCCGGGTCGGGCGCAAATATGCGATCGACCATGTCATCGCCATGTGTCCGACCCGCGCGCTGTCGCTCAACGACGACGACACGCTCGATGTCGACAACAAGAGCTGCGTGCGCTGCATGCACTGCCTGAACGTGATGAACAAGGCGCTGGCGCCGGGCGACGACAAGGGCGCCTCGATCCTGGTCGGCGGCAAGCGCGCGCTCAAGGTCGGCGACCTGATGGGCACGATGCTCATTCCCTTCGTCAAGCTCGAGAGCGACGAGGATTACGAGAATCTGGTGGCGCTGGCCCGCCGGATGCTGGACTTCTTCGCCGACAACGCGCTGGAGCACGAGCGCATCGGCGAGACCATCGACCGCATCGGCCTGCCGATGTTCCTCGAGGCGATGGAGATCGAGCCGGACCCGAACATGGTCAATCATCCGCGCACGTCCTGCTATGTGCGCACCGACGACTTCACCGACGAGGCGGAGAAATATTTCGAGCGCAAGGCCCGCGAAGCCGGCCTCGATGTCGCCGCCGACTGA
- a CDS encoding TusE/DsrC/DsvC family sulfur relay protein, whose product MSGYDVNGSVVEHDEEGYLTDIGQWTKDVAGIIAKAENIDMTDEHWEVVNFLRDYYDEYQIAPAVRILVKEMTKKYGKEKGDQKALYALFPYGPAKQACKIAGLPKPTGCV is encoded by the coding sequence ATGTCGGGTTATGATGTGAATGGTTCCGTCGTCGAGCATGACGAAGAGGGCTACCTGACGGATATCGGCCAGTGGACGAAGGACGTCGCCGGCATTATCGCTAAGGCCGAAAACATCGATATGACGGATGAGCATTGGGAAGTGGTCAACTTCCTGCGCGATTACTACGACGAATATCAGATTGCCCCGGCCGTCCGCATTCTCGTGAAAGAGATGACCAAGAAATACGGCAAGGAAAAAGGCGACCAGAAGGCGCTCTACGCCCTGTTCCCCTATGGCCCGGCCAAGCAGGCCTGCAAAATCGCGGGTCTTCCCAAGCCGACCGGCTGCGTCTGA
- a CDS encoding YeeE/YedE thiosulfate transporter family protein — translation MHVLLPLIMGFAFGILLNRSKVTDSNVIEGQFCLCDFTMLKVMLPAIVIGGLGVLVLIHFGDAKYHIKDANILGVALGATMFGLALVFLGYCPGTSLAATATGSVHALVGVLGMLAGAMLYAFSFSWIKTHILNVWAVGKVRLPELTGVPDIIWLAGLGAIAVAGFVWLERRAA, via the coding sequence ATGCACGTCCTTTTACCCCTGATCATGGGATTCGCTTTCGGAATCCTGCTCAACCGCTCCAAGGTGACGGACAGCAATGTCATCGAGGGGCAGTTCTGCCTCTGCGACTTCACCATGCTGAAGGTGATGCTTCCCGCCATCGTCATCGGCGGGCTTGGCGTCCTGGTCCTGATCCATTTTGGCGACGCGAAGTATCACATCAAGGACGCCAATATTCTGGGCGTCGCGCTCGGCGCGACGATGTTCGGCCTGGCGCTGGTGTTTCTCGGCTATTGCCCTGGCACCAGCCTGGCCGCCACAGCGACGGGGAGCGTCCATGCCCTCGTCGGCGTGCTGGGCATGCTCGCAGGCGCGATGCTCTATGCGTTTTCCTTCAGCTGGATCAAGACGCATATTCTCAATGTCTGGGCCGTGGGAAAAGTCCGCCTGCCGGAATTGACCGGCGTTCCGGACATCATCTGGCTCGCGGGTCTCGGCGCGATCGCCGTTGCGGGCTTCGTCTGGCTCGAGCGCCGCGCGGCGTAA
- a CDS encoding transcriptional initiation protein Tat, with amino-acid sequence MTDAVLGRRDAILAMGLGLTAALAADGSAKAAESMVLPAGSSTLADLVAKLEKAPRRRDFKSVPMILTDKNYWDHEALADVLSYRGSPRQAWDNTDIASPWLNGMRNALNAQVFGFKHANFLVVSATHGTAHFALLDQAMWDKYQLAKLIKDKFEKNTFIAEQPGAKADPKDFENAEGVFSGHNVSIPALMRRGVVFLACHNTMWEVSEKLMKAGINPDKLSHDAMAAELTNHIIPGCVLTPGIVGTLPELAAAGYSYVK; translated from the coding sequence ATGACTGACGCTGTTTTGGGACGTAGAGACGCCATCCTGGCCATGGGCCTCGGGCTCACCGCCGCGCTCGCCGCCGACGGTTCGGCCAAGGCCGCCGAATCGATGGTCCTTCCCGCCGGTTCGAGCACGCTGGCGGATCTGGTCGCCAAGCTCGAAAAGGCGCCCCGCCGGCGCGATTTCAAGTCCGTCCCGATGATCCTCACCGACAAGAATTATTGGGACCATGAGGCGCTCGCCGACGTTCTGTCCTATCGCGGTTCGCCGCGGCAGGCCTGGGACAACACCGACATCGCCAGCCCGTGGCTGAACGGCATGCGCAATGCGCTCAACGCCCAGGTCTTCGGTTTCAAGCACGCGAACTTCCTCGTCGTCTCCGCGACCCATGGCACCGCGCATTTCGCCCTGCTCGACCAGGCGATGTGGGACAAATATCAGCTCGCCAAGCTGATCAAGGACAAGTTCGAGAAGAACACCTTCATTGCCGAGCAGCCAGGCGCCAAGGCCGATCCCAAGGATTTCGAGAACGCCGAAGGCGTCTTCTCCGGGCACAACGTCTCGATTCCTGCGCTGATGCGTCGCGGCGTCGTTTTCCTCGCCTGCCACAACACCATGTGGGAAGTCTCTGAGAAGCTGATGAAGGCCGGGATCAATCCCGACAAGCTTTCGCATGACGCGATGGCCGCGGAATTGACCAACCACATCATCCCGGGCTGCGTCCTGACGCCCGGCATCGTCGGCACTCTCCCCGAACTCGCCGCGGCCGGCTATTCCTACGTGAAATAA
- a CDS encoding substrate-binding domain-containing protein: MKFLSRAAFFAAAALLVAGASAGARAENVKLRPDFAPPWQGGANNDVAPAQRGLDFTEPDADNLADFHGSPQDPKLTLYFGGNYFFATAELVDTFEKQHPEFKGRIYWETIPPGLLAQQIKAGGTITVGNMTWTAQADVYFAGLRRIKQSIDEGIVEAPAVPYVTNTLTIMVPKGNPAHVTSLSDLGKPSIKLVMPNPAYEGIGRQIKAALGKAGGEALVKAVYETKVADGSTILTHIHHRQTPLYLMQGRAQAGVTWQSEAIFQEKAGHPIENVDIPDAHNATAIYAGAVVKGAPHPDAAKLWLEFIKSPASLAIFEKYGFKPYKGGAN, translated from the coding sequence ATGAAATTTCTTTCACGCGCGGCGTTCTTCGCCGCCGCGGCGCTTCTGGTCGCCGGCGCATCCGCCGGGGCGCGGGCGGAAAATGTGAAGCTGCGTCCTGATTTCGCTCCGCCGTGGCAGGGCGGCGCCAATAATGACGTCGCTCCGGCCCAGCGCGGCCTCGACTTCACCGAGCCGGACGCCGACAATCTCGCGGATTTTCACGGCTCGCCGCAGGATCCGAAACTGACCCTGTACTTCGGCGGCAATTATTTTTTCGCCACCGCAGAACTGGTTGACACTTTCGAGAAGCAGCATCCCGAGTTCAAGGGCCGCATCTATTGGGAGACGATCCCGCCGGGCCTGCTCGCCCAGCAGATCAAGGCGGGCGGAACGATCACGGTCGGCAATATGACCTGGACCGCGCAGGCGGACGTCTATTTCGCCGGACTCAGAAGGATCAAGCAATCCATCGACGAGGGCATAGTCGAAGCGCCGGCCGTTCCCTATGTCACCAATACGCTGACGATCATGGTTCCCAAGGGCAATCCCGCCCACGTGACCAGTCTGTCGGATCTCGGCAAGCCGAGCATCAAGCTCGTCATGCCCAACCCGGCCTATGAGGGCATCGGACGCCAGATCAAGGCGGCGCTCGGCAAGGCGGGCGGCGAGGCTCTGGTCAAGGCCGTTTACGAGACCAAGGTCGCCGACGGCTCGACGATTCTCACCCACATCCACCATCGCCAGACCCCGCTTTATCTCATGCAGGGCCGTGCGCAGGCGGGCGTCACCTGGCAATCCGAAGCGATCTTCCAGGAGAAGGCCGGCCACCCGATCGAGAACGTCGATATTCCCGACGCCCATAATGCGACGGCGATCTACGCCGGCGCCGTGGTGAAGGGGGCGCCGCATCCCGACGCCGCGAAGCTGTGGCTCGAATTCATCAAGTCGCCGGCGTCATTGGCGATTTTCGAAAAATACGGCTTCAAGCCGTACAAGGGCGGCGCCAACTGA
- a CDS encoding YeeE/YedE thiosulfate transporter family protein has product MSMLTDRLSQRTAGRRLDLSPYLIGSAVGVLSWVAFSVAGDPLGVTTALSQAAQPIAALLFGAETAAKNPYWAPMPFSWNYGVLFLVGLMAGALVSSLVAGTFRFESVPRFWRERFGGSVLKRFAVAFVAGAVMMFGARMAGGCTSGHGISGTLQLALSSWIFIAIVFASGLIGSRIVYGRKGK; this is encoded by the coding sequence ATGTCGATGCTGACGGACCGCCTCTCGCAACGCACGGCAGGGCGCAGGCTTGACCTGTCGCCCTACCTCATCGGCTCCGCCGTCGGCGTGCTGAGCTGGGTCGCCTTCTCCGTCGCGGGCGACCCGCTCGGCGTCACCACGGCGCTGTCGCAGGCCGCCCAGCCGATCGCGGCCCTCCTTTTCGGCGCCGAGACGGCCGCGAAAAATCCCTATTGGGCGCCGATGCCCTTCTCCTGGAATTACGGCGTCCTGTTTCTGGTCGGGCTCATGGCCGGCGCGCTCGTTTCCTCGCTCGTTGCGGGAACATTCCGCTTCGAGAGCGTGCCGCGTTTCTGGCGCGAACGTTTCGGGGGCTCGGTCCTCAAGCGCTTCGCCGTTGCGTTTGTCGCGGGCGCGGTCATGATGTTCGGCGCGCGCATGGCCGGCGGCTGCACCAGCGGCCACGGCATTTCCGGCACGTTGCAACTGGCCTTGTCGAGCTGGATCTTCATCGCCATCGTCTTCGCCAGCGGCTTGATCGGCTCGCGTATCGTCTATGGGCGGAAGGGGAAGTGA
- a CDS encoding DUF6967 family protein, with the protein MTTAPRREVGEIEAPYRRRIKLDEVAYDSGMTLLRLTIREGARYTILEIDAPAAEAWGRMMLDWAQAQKTGD; encoded by the coding sequence ATGACGACGGCGCCGAGACGGGAAGTCGGCGAGATCGAGGCGCCCTATCGGCGCCGGATCAAACTCGACGAAGTCGCCTATGACAGCGGCATGACCCTCCTGCGCCTGACCATCCGGGAGGGCGCGCGCTACACCATTCTCGAAATCGACGCCCCCGCCGCCGAGGCGTGGGGGCGGATGATGCTCGATTGGGCGCAGGCGCAGAAAACTGGCGATTGA
- a CDS encoding YeiH family protein, whose translation MSTTSATSTAIHKKHPVLALAPGLALTIGITLVAYALRLIPGVDKFSPMILVILIGALVHNTVGVIPGTGEGVTFSLKRILRLAIMLIGLQITAQEAAQVGFHGLAIIITGLLATLTATILMGRFLGVSRGLSLLIAVGTSICGASAIVAAKAATGGEDDDAAYAVAGVTLFGTTAMFLYPALKGILHLNGLDFGLWAGSSVHEVAQAVFASSQGGKEALYIGTIAKLTRVAMMAPVIIVLGEVYARMGLSGEGAGKRPPFPWFLIGFLAMSALNSLVTIPHVIMDPVRGATTFLLSMAMAAMGLHTNLRHVFSAGVKPLALGLFASAFISLWALALIKLTM comes from the coding sequence ATGAGCACCACATCCGCAACCAGTACGGCAATTCACAAGAAGCACCCTGTCCTCGCCCTGGCGCCGGGCCTCGCCCTGACCATCGGCATCACGCTGGTGGCCTATGCGTTGCGCCTGATCCCGGGCGTGGACAAGTTCAGCCCGATGATCCTCGTCATCCTGATCGGCGCGCTGGTCCACAACACCGTCGGCGTCATACCCGGCACGGGCGAAGGCGTCACCTTCTCGCTTAAGCGCATCCTGCGTCTCGCGATCATGCTGATCGGCCTTCAGATCACCGCCCAGGAGGCGGCGCAGGTCGGTTTCCACGGTCTCGCCATCATCATCACCGGCCTGCTCGCGACGCTGACGGCGACGATCCTCATGGGCCGCTTTCTGGGCGTCTCGCGCGGCCTTTCGCTGCTGATCGCGGTCGGCACCTCGATTTGCGGCGCGTCGGCGATCGTCGCCGCCAAGGCCGCGACGGGCGGCGAGGACGACGACGCCGCCTATGCCGTGGCCGGCGTGACCTTGTTCGGCACCACCGCCATGTTCCTCTATCCGGCGCTGAAGGGCATTCTTCACCTGAACGGTCTCGATTTCGGCCTGTGGGCCGGCTCGTCGGTGCATGAAGTGGCCCAGGCGGTGTTCGCCTCCTCGCAGGGCGGCAAGGAAGCGCTCTATATCGGCACCATCGCCAAGCTGACCCGCGTCGCGATGATGGCCCCGGTGATCATCGTGCTCGGCGAAGTTTACGCCCGCATGGGCCTTTCCGGCGAAGGCGCGGGCAAAAGGCCGCCGTTCCCGTGGTTCCTCATCGGCTTCCTCGCCATGTCGGCGCTGAACAGCCTGGTCACGATCCCCCACGTCATCATGGACCCCGTCCGCGGCGCGACGACCTTCCTGCTGTCGATGGCCATGGCGGCCATGGGATTGCACACCAATCTCCGCCATGTCTTCTCGGCGGGCGTCAAACCGCTGGCTTTGGGCCTGTTCGCCTCGGCCTTCATCAGCCTCTGGGCGCTGGCCCTGATCAAGCTGACCATGTGA